A single genomic interval of Streptomyces sp. NBC_00663 harbors:
- a CDS encoding dihydrofolate reductase family protein, with amino-acid sequence MSELLVDFITSLDGYASGEGWPGFWGLESPEYLAWLGKQPEVTYLMGANTYRLMSGFAAGEVPSGQDEFRPEEEASVDELTRASKVVFSSSLEEPLTWANSTLVREDAVETVRAMKSSGSGLLSTIGSLSLSRSLLRAGLVDRFRVVMFPVITGATGEERIYDGYPDVALEMTEHRTFDGGIQLVEYKPRVLEHPPLGTPA; translated from the coding sequence ATGTCGGAGCTTCTCGTCGACTTCATCACCTCCCTCGACGGCTACGCATCGGGAGAGGGATGGCCCGGGTTCTGGGGCCTGGAGAGCCCGGAGTATCTCGCCTGGCTCGGCAAGCAGCCCGAGGTCACCTACTTGATGGGAGCGAACACCTACCGCTTGATGTCGGGCTTCGCCGCAGGCGAGGTCCCCAGTGGCCAGGACGAGTTCCGGCCCGAGGAAGAGGCGTCCGTCGACGAGCTCACGAGGGCATCCAAGGTGGTGTTCTCCTCCTCGCTCGAGGAGCCCCTGACGTGGGCCAACTCCACGCTCGTGCGCGAGGACGCCGTCGAGACGGTCCGCGCCATGAAGTCGAGTGGCTCGGGGCTCCTCAGCACGATCGGCAGCCTCAGCCTGTCCCGGTCCCTGCTGCGAGCCGGACTCGTCGACCGCTTCCGGGTCGTGATGTTCCCGGTGATCACCGGGGCCACAGGCGAAGAGCGCATCTACGACGGCTATCCGGACGTCGCCCTGGAGATGACCGAACACCGCACCTTCGACGGCGGCATCCAACTGGTCGAGTACAAGCCCCGCGTGCTCGAACACCCGCCGCTCGGCACCCCTGCGTGA
- a CDS encoding SDR family oxidoreductase, translating into MRVFVTGGTGLIGSAVVAELLDHGHTVLALARSSASAQAVEAAGAEPLRGALADLDTLRAGAARADGVIHLAFGHDFSSPDALAKSVAEEGAALATLGEALVGSDRPLVTCSGTPYVPGRASTETDPLMTEGPVGGRSRAVTSVLALSSHGVRSSAVRLPRTVQNQGSGGFAGLLTDIARRTGVSGYPGDGAQRWPAVHALDAAVLFRLALEQAEAGTAWHAVADEGDTVRDIATVIGRRLSLPVESVPPETFGPLGQIFASDQPSSSAYTRQALGWEPKHPSLLEDLENLQP; encoded by the coding sequence ATGCGCGTTTTCGTCACCGGCGGCACTGGACTGATCGGTTCCGCCGTCGTCGCCGAACTGCTCGACCACGGCCACACCGTCCTCGCACTCGCTCGCTCCAGCGCATCCGCCCAGGCCGTCGAGGCGGCCGGGGCCGAGCCACTCCGGGGAGCCCTCGCCGACCTGGACACCCTTCGTGCCGGCGCCGCCCGGGCCGACGGGGTGATCCACCTCGCGTTCGGCCACGACTTCAGCAGCCCCGACGCCCTCGCGAAGTCGGTCGCGGAGGAGGGCGCCGCCCTCGCGACCCTCGGCGAGGCACTCGTCGGCAGCGACCGCCCCCTCGTCACCTGCTCCGGCACCCCCTACGTCCCCGGCCGCGCCTCCACCGAGACCGACCCGCTGATGACCGAGGGGCCCGTCGGCGGTCGCAGTCGTGCGGTCACGTCGGTCCTGGCCCTGTCCTCGCACGGGGTCCGCAGCAGCGCCGTACGACTGCCGCGCACGGTGCAAAACCAGGGCTCCGGTGGATTCGCCGGCCTGCTGACCGACATCGCACGCCGGACCGGAGTGTCCGGCTACCCCGGCGACGGAGCACAGCGCTGGCCGGCCGTGCACGCGCTCGACGCGGCAGTCCTCTTCCGGCTCGCCCTGGAACAGGCGGAAGCGGGTACCGCCTGGCATGCCGTGGCCGACGAAGGGGACACCGTCCGCGACATCGCCACGGTCATCGGCCGACGCCTGAGCCTGCCGGTCGAGTCGGTGCCGCCGGAGACCTTCGGCCCCCTCGGCCAGATCTTCGCAAGCGACCAGCCCTCGTCCAGCGCGTACACCCGGCAGGCACTCGGCTGGGAGCCCAAGCACCCCAGCCTCCTGGAGGACCTGGAGAACCTCCAGCCCTGA
- a CDS encoding TetR/AcrR family transcriptional regulator produces MGRWEPGARERLVVAAVDLFTEQGYDATTVAQIAERAGVTKSTFFRHFPDKRELLVAGQETLSRLLTEGIADAPADASPLESVAAGLERACSAMGPMSRELAPRLKAAVAASAELQERDALKSVSLAAAMTTALVARGVPDPTAALAGELGVLAFKRGYAQWSEGDRDGKDELAGYTLTALDELRAASASLG; encoded by the coding sequence ATGGGCAGATGGGAACCAGGCGCACGCGAACGCCTTGTCGTGGCCGCCGTCGACCTGTTCACCGAGCAGGGGTACGACGCCACGACGGTCGCGCAGATCGCCGAACGCGCAGGAGTCACCAAGAGCACCTTTTTCCGGCACTTCCCCGACAAGCGCGAGCTGCTGGTGGCCGGACAGGAGACGTTGAGCCGACTGCTGACCGAGGGGATCGCCGACGCGCCCGCCGATGCCAGCCCGCTTGAGTCGGTCGCCGCCGGTCTGGAGCGCGCATGCAGCGCCATGGGCCCCATGAGCCGCGAACTCGCGCCCCGCCTGAAAGCGGCCGTCGCCGCCAGCGCCGAACTCCAAGAGCGGGACGCCCTCAAGAGCGTCAGCCTCGCGGCCGCCATGACAACCGCACTGGTCGCCCGCGGCGTGCCCGATCCGACTGCCGCCCTGGCGGGTGAACTGGGCGTCCTGGCCTTCAAACGGGGATACGCCCAATGGTCCGAGGGCGACCGCGACGGCAAGGACGAACTTGCCGGGTACACCCTGACGGCCCTTGACGAACTGCGTGCGGCGAGCGCCTCGCTGGGCTGA
- a CDS encoding DUF2252 domain-containing protein — MSTPPRSPGQPHAGGPASEDPFATGRATRERLPLVRHGEWTPSTQRRDLVEILEEEAAPRIPELLPFRYSRMTGSLSAFYRGTPAVMAADLAGLPDSGLVVQLSGDAHLSNFGLFASPERRLVFDLDDFDETLPGPFEWDVKRLAASIVVAALDNGATQETAAAAATEAARGYRTHLGKLASSTELAVWYEHIAADDLLQEVGNSMQQARLKRSLDQARQTDSSKAVAKLTAPGPDGRPRFVHAPPLVEPVGEEERATVKHAFEDYRATLPSAQASLLDRFRILDAARKVVGIGSVGTRCWVLLLEGRVAGELLLLQAKEAEPSVLAPYVKVPITHEGQRVVEGQRLLQAFGDIFLGWSTGPTGRHFYWRQLLDMKGSAAVQSLSDSLMHRYAGLCGRTLARGHARSGNRAAIAAYLGDDDSFDRAVAAFAVGYAQQTRDDYTTFTEAIDDGRLPSLPS, encoded by the coding sequence GTGTCCACGCCCCCTCGCTCCCCCGGCCAGCCGCATGCAGGGGGCCCCGCATCCGAGGATCCCTTCGCCACTGGGCGGGCGACGCGCGAACGCCTTCCCCTGGTCAGGCACGGGGAGTGGACCCCCTCCACGCAGCGACGCGACCTCGTGGAGATCCTCGAAGAGGAGGCCGCGCCGCGGATCCCCGAGCTGCTGCCGTTCCGCTACAGCCGCATGACGGGTTCCCTGTCCGCCTTCTACCGGGGAACTCCCGCCGTCATGGCCGCCGACCTGGCCGGCCTTCCGGACTCCGGGCTGGTCGTTCAGCTCTCGGGAGACGCGCACCTGTCCAACTTCGGCCTGTTCGCCTCCCCGGAGCGCCGGCTGGTCTTCGACCTGGACGACTTCGACGAGACCCTGCCCGGCCCCTTCGAATGGGACGTCAAGCGTTTGGCCGCCAGCATCGTGGTGGCCGCACTCGACAACGGCGCGACCCAGGAGACCGCCGCAGCCGCGGCGACCGAGGCCGCCCGTGGCTACCGCACGCATCTGGGCAAGCTCGCCTCCTCCACCGAACTCGCCGTCTGGTACGAGCACATCGCGGCCGACGACCTGCTCCAGGAGGTCGGCAACTCGATGCAGCAAGCCCGGCTGAAGCGCAGCCTGGACCAGGCGCGACAGACGGACAGCAGCAAGGCCGTCGCCAAGCTCACCGCACCCGGTCCCGACGGGCGGCCCCGGTTCGTCCACGCGCCGCCCCTGGTCGAACCGGTCGGGGAGGAGGAGCGGGCCACGGTGAAGCACGCCTTCGAGGACTATCGCGCCACCCTGCCGTCGGCCCAGGCCAGCCTGCTGGACCGCTTCCGCATCCTGGACGCGGCGCGCAAGGTCGTCGGTATCGGCAGCGTCGGGACCCGCTGCTGGGTCCTGCTGCTGGAGGGGCGCGTAGCGGGCGAACTCCTGCTGCTACAGGCCAAGGAGGCCGAACCCTCCGTCCTCGCCCCCTACGTGAAGGTGCCCATCACCCACGAGGGACAGCGCGTCGTCGAAGGACAGCGGTTGCTCCAGGCTTTCGGTGACATCTTCCTCGGTTGGTCGACCGGGCCCACCGGACGCCACTTCTACTGGCGGCAGTTGCTCGACATGAAGGGGTCCGCGGCCGTCCAGAGCCTGTCCGACAGCCTGATGCACCGGTACGCCGGCCTCTGCGGCCGCACGCTGGCCCGCGGCCACGCCCGCTCCGGAAACCGCGCCGCCATCGCCGCCTACCTGGGCGACGACGACTCCTTCGACCGGGCCGTCGCCGCCTTCGCCGTCGGCTACGCCCAGCAGACCAGGGACGACTACACCACCTTCACCGAGGCCATCGACGACGGCCGCCTGCCTTCCCTCCCCTCCTGA
- a CDS encoding amphi-Trp domain-containing protein: MSDLEFEQKRTLSRVEAADQLEAVAAALRRGGQAELDLGPGRLTVRIPDELRTEIEVELEDGEIDLEIEMSWQTPQPHGAAHKD, translated from the coding sequence GTGAGCGATCTCGAGTTCGAACAGAAGCGGACGCTGTCACGTGTCGAGGCGGCCGACCAGCTCGAGGCCGTGGCAGCCGCGCTCAGACGCGGTGGTCAGGCGGAGCTGGACCTCGGCCCGGGTCGGCTGACGGTGCGGATCCCGGACGAGCTCCGCACCGAGATCGAGGTCGAGCTGGAGGACGGCGAGATAGACCTGGAGATCGAAATGTCCTGGCAGACGCCGCAGCCCCACGGGGCGGCGCACAAGGACTGA
- a CDS encoding SHOCT domain-containing protein codes for MPGLLRGIARTAVISGTATAVSNRVSRRQAGRWAEQEQRQPAYEQPAAAQAPAPPQTAAPSSGGDDMTSKIDQLKQLADLKAQGVLTDEEMQAQKRQILG; via the coding sequence ATGCCAGGACTTCTTCGAGGCATCGCACGGACCGCGGTGATCTCAGGCACTGCCACCGCGGTGTCCAACCGCGTCTCCAGGCGTCAGGCCGGCCGCTGGGCCGAGCAGGAGCAGCGGCAGCCCGCTTACGAACAGCCTGCCGCCGCCCAAGCGCCGGCTCCGCCCCAGACGGCGGCGCCGTCCTCCGGCGGCGACGACATGACCAGCAAGATCGACCAGCTCAAGCAGCTCGCCGACCTCAAGGCACAGGGAGTCCTGACCGACGAGGAGATGCAGGCGCAGAAGCGCCAGATCCTCGGCTGA
- a CDS encoding DUF6325 family protein: protein MGPVDYLVLEFPGNRMTGQGFPLLLDLVDRGIIRILDLVFVRKEADGSVAGLELQEIGEGVDLTMFEGASSGLLDHSDLQDAAAALEADSSAAILVYENTWAAPLARELRRGGAAMVASGRIPVQALLASLDAIEQTTPQTSSGPVNI, encoded by the coding sequence ATGGGACCTGTCGACTACCTGGTCCTCGAATTCCCCGGCAACCGCATGACGGGACAGGGATTTCCCCTGCTCCTCGACCTCGTCGACCGCGGCATCATCCGCATCCTCGACTTGGTGTTCGTCCGCAAGGAAGCGGACGGCTCGGTGGCCGGGCTGGAACTTCAGGAGATCGGCGAGGGGGTCGACCTGACGATGTTCGAGGGAGCCTCCTCGGGCCTGCTCGACCACAGCGACCTCCAGGACGCCGCCGCGGCGCTGGAGGCCGACAGCTCCGCCGCGATCCTCGTGTACGAGAACACCTGGGCCGCGCCACTGGCCCGCGAGCTGCGACGGGGCGGCGCCGCGATGGTGGCCAGCGGAAGGATCCCGGTGCAGGCCCTGCTCGCGTCGCTGGACGCGATCGAGCAGACCACCCCGCAGACGTCGAGCGGACCGGTGAACATCTGA
- a CDS encoding YwqG family protein — translation MSDGPYSQLADAYPPGDLAQRWTALLRPCARLRRAHAGEQVVAVLGGTPHLPAGVGWPEWPDHGPLAFIASVRCAALPQEGLGEEFPQDGTLLFFYFDGQTHADAVVCVDDAETWAGAQVLYVPENTPVFLAETPPVLESYPRVELTAESEQSAPDLWLPQTRRALLGDMCVWPSRRRDTPAELAAFVRAFARLRTRIDHQIGGHASPLQGPVEYDIANATLAERRERGDPPLDEEAERWVLLAQFAGDHETNMVWGGEGALYWLIRPEDLAARKFDQVRLVIQT, via the coding sequence ATGTCCGATGGGCCGTACTCCCAGCTTGCCGACGCGTATCCTCCCGGCGATCTGGCCCAGCGCTGGACAGCGCTCCTGCGTCCTTGTGCACGCCTGCGCCGGGCGCACGCCGGCGAGCAGGTCGTGGCGGTTCTCGGCGGGACCCCGCACCTGCCCGCCGGGGTCGGCTGGCCCGAATGGCCTGACCACGGGCCCTTGGCGTTCATCGCGTCGGTGCGGTGTGCCGCTCTGCCCCAAGAGGGGCTCGGCGAGGAGTTCCCGCAGGACGGAACCCTTCTCTTCTTCTACTTCGACGGTCAGACGCACGCAGACGCCGTCGTGTGCGTCGACGACGCCGAGACCTGGGCCGGCGCCCAGGTGCTGTACGTACCGGAGAACACACCTGTCTTCCTGGCTGAGACGCCACCTGTTCTGGAGTCGTACCCGCGGGTGGAACTCACCGCGGAGAGCGAACAGAGTGCACCTGATCTGTGGCTGCCGCAGACCAGACGGGCGCTGCTGGGCGACATGTGTGTCTGGCCGTCCCGCCGCCGCGACACTCCAGCCGAACTCGCGGCGTTCGTGCGTGCCTTCGCGCGCCTGCGCACCCGGATCGACCACCAGATCGGCGGCCATGCCAGCCCTCTTCAGGGCCCGGTGGAGTACGACATCGCGAACGCGACTCTCGCGGAGAGGCGCGAGCGGGGGGACCCACCGCTGGACGAGGAAGCCGAACGATGGGTGCTGCTCGCGCAGTTCGCCGGTGACCACGAGACGAACATGGTGTGGGGCGGCGAAGGCGCCCTCTACTGGCTCATCCGCCCGGAAGACCTCGCCGCACGCAAGTTCGACCAGGTCCGGCTCGTCATCCAGACGTAG
- a CDS encoding bifunctional serine/threonine-protein kinase/ABC transporter substrate-binding protein: protein MEPLRGADPASIAGHRLLRRLGAGGMGVVYLARSPGGSLAAVKVIRAAHSHDAGFRARFRREVETASRVASPWVVPLLDADPDAVSPWLATAFVPGPSLSEAIEECGPLPYGSVRVLGARLAEALEAVHAAGLIHRDVKPGNVLLAVDGPRMIDFGIARAPEDTALTATGMVVGSPGFLSPEQALGRGREIGPASDVFSLGCLLAYAATGERPFGMGAAAGVLVRTVHDEPELDGVPEQLVPLLRACLAKEPGARPTVTDIRRTLDEGAGDDEGGGWLPEPLTALIARRSAAVLALPAVTATEVSGARAVDTAPQVGQFGQVASRRRFLVLGSTAGVVAAGGGAAWWTAHRSPNTSAGSGAAPLPRLAVALHADLSGSGRTLGRAQENGVRLAIDHLNSPKGRGFDVALQVHDDAGSTTRAQTVARRLAADKRVRAVIGPTTDACAKAVLDLYQKALLPMVTVSVGVVVSANPYTVYAATRPTDDILSAPIMAYLTRTAEAHRTVLIDDAAEGEVSWQLCSGVAEALPAGNTAIPRTLAADASDRDFRSLAESVTSARADAVVFGGGYARAAKLSRALRTAGYSGARLATHRVLDPGFLTAAGDTAEGWILAAPFLDPTRVTAAKPFVTAYRERFRTTPPWYSAEAYDATLFVADVMATLGASRAERGAIAGGLRDTDYRGITKELRYTGLSTRFTMEAMYLFQVTGGRFRWLGQFRDATA from the coding sequence ATGGAGCCGTTGCGCGGCGCCGACCCGGCATCGATCGCGGGCCACCGGCTGCTGCGGCGGCTCGGCGCGGGCGGCATGGGCGTGGTGTACCTGGCCCGTTCCCCGGGTGGTTCGCTCGCCGCGGTGAAGGTGATCCGCGCGGCGCACTCGCACGACGCCGGTTTCCGGGCGCGGTTCCGCCGCGAGGTGGAGACGGCGAGCCGGGTGGCCAGCCCGTGGGTGGTGCCGCTGCTCGACGCGGACCCGGACGCGGTATCACCGTGGCTGGCCACGGCGTTCGTGCCGGGACCCTCGCTGTCGGAGGCGATCGAGGAGTGCGGGCCACTGCCGTACGGCTCGGTCCGGGTGCTGGGGGCGCGGCTCGCCGAGGCGCTGGAGGCCGTCCACGCAGCGGGGCTGATCCATCGGGACGTCAAACCCGGCAATGTGCTGCTGGCGGTCGACGGACCCCGGATGATCGACTTCGGTATCGCCCGGGCGCCGGAGGACACCGCGCTGACCGCGACCGGGATGGTCGTCGGCTCCCCCGGCTTCCTCTCGCCCGAACAGGCGCTCGGCCGGGGCCGGGAGATCGGGCCCGCGAGCGATGTCTTCTCACTGGGTTGCCTGTTGGCGTACGCCGCGACGGGCGAGCGGCCCTTCGGCATGGGCGCCGCGGCCGGGGTGCTGGTGCGCACGGTGCACGACGAACCGGAACTGGACGGGGTTCCCGAGCAGTTGGTCCCGTTGCTGCGAGCCTGTCTGGCGAAGGAGCCCGGCGCCCGCCCCACGGTGACGGACATACGGCGAACCTTGGACGAGGGCGCCGGGGACGACGAGGGCGGCGGCTGGCTGCCGGAGCCGCTCACCGCGCTGATCGCCCGCCGTTCGGCCGCCGTCCTCGCGCTGCCCGCCGTGACGGCGACCGAGGTGTCAGGGGCGAGGGCGGTCGACACCGCGCCACAGGTCGGCCAGTTCGGCCAGGTCGCCTCGCGGCGCCGCTTCCTGGTGCTCGGCTCGACCGCCGGGGTCGTCGCGGCGGGCGGAGGCGCGGCCTGGTGGACGGCACACCGGTCCCCGAACACCTCGGCGGGCAGCGGCGCCGCCCCGCTGCCGCGGTTGGCGGTGGCACTGCATGCCGACCTCAGCGGCAGCGGCCGGACCCTGGGCCGCGCCCAGGAGAACGGCGTACGCCTGGCAATCGACCACCTCAACTCGCCCAAGGGCCGCGGCTTCGACGTGGCGCTCCAGGTGCACGACGACGCGGGCAGCACCACCCGGGCTCAGACAGTCGCGCGGCGGCTGGCGGCGGACAAGCGGGTCCGGGCGGTGATCGGCCCGACCACCGACGCCTGCGCCAAGGCCGTCCTCGACCTCTACCAGAAGGCGCTTCTCCCCATGGTCACCGTGTCGGTGGGGGTCGTCGTGAGCGCCAACCCTTATACGGTGTACGCGGCCACCCGGCCCACCGACGACATCCTGTCGGCGCCGATCATGGCGTACCTCACGCGCACCGCCGAGGCCCACAGAACGGTGCTCATCGACGACGCGGCCGAGGGTGAGGTCAGCTGGCAGCTCTGCTCCGGAGTCGCCGAGGCCCTGCCGGCCGGGAACACCGCGATCCCGCGCACACTCGCCGCCGACGCCTCCGACCGTGACTTCCGTTCCCTCGCCGAGTCGGTGACGTCCGCCCGGGCGGACGCGGTGGTGTTCGGCGGAGGGTACGCGCGCGCCGCGAAGCTGTCGCGTGCGCTGCGAACGGCCGGGTACTCGGGCGCCCGGCTGGCCACCCATCGCGTCCTGGACCCGGGCTTCCTCACCGCGGCGGGCGACACGGCCGAAGGCTGGATCCTGGCCGCGCCCTTCCTCGACCCCACCCGGGTGACGGCCGCGAAGCCCTTCGTCACCGCCTATCGCGAACGCTTCCGCACGACGCCTCCCTGGTACTCGGCCGAGGCCTACGACGCGACGCTGTTCGTCGCCGATGTCATGGCAACGCTGGGCGCGTCCCGCGCGGAACGGGGGGCGATCGCGGGCGGGTTGCGGGACACGGACTACCGGGGGATCACCAAGGAGCTGCGCTACACGGGCCTGAGTACGCGCTTCACCATGGAGGCCATGTATCTGTTCCAGGTGACGGGCGGGAGATTCCGCTGGCTGGGGCAGTTCCGGGACGCCACGGCCTGA
- a CDS encoding bifunctional serine/threonine-protein kinase/ABC transporter substrate-binding protein: protein MEPLRTSDPAKLADYRLLGRLGAGGMGVVYLARSTGGTLVALKVIQAEFAEDAGFRERFRREADTARRMTSPWVASLVDADPEAAEPWLATTFVPGPSLGEAVAEHGPLPVRSLRVLGARLADALRHLHSAGLVHRDVKPGNVLLALDGPRLIDFGVARDAQDTALTSTGVVVGTPGFLSPEQARGGGESGPAGDVFSLGCLLAYAATGRPPFGTGSVDALLYRTAHDAPDLDGAPAELTEVIGSCLEKDPRDRPTAEALTAAWTTDVASGAASDVPDKTPADPREVLRKERPQEAAEDSVPEPAPQDEAWLPEPLVRLIAERSAAGLALPGIDDTEIDASPDLTVETPPPNRRRFLLLAGGAAVAVAGGGAAAWAALSRDDEKKKAATTATGPVHTIALHADLSGDQKAVGRAQQQGLKLAVAEFNARKNKPFTLAVRTVDDAGDPAKAPVVAKELVADSSVLAVIGPTTDGCALAALETYDAASLPMIAVSPGATVLGVMGSRSLLHARVTDTIQPFYMNAYLRGTGKSRSIGIVDDRAADAYAYASELSSTLAKIQRDAGQPFVPKVVSALRTDFGPTLDALLAGGADSVAFAGYHDRAALMARVLNSRGFPGARVGAHGLLDARFLSEAGAAADGWAIVAPVMDATVAPEAKTFAAAYRTHFHAEPQPYAAEAYDVAQMTVRSLSKLTSGQITRSNLTTALRSATYKGITKNFAFDKDTGVLTIDGTGVYLWKVDGGRFAYQGVAAFQVST from the coding sequence ATGGAACCGCTGCGTACCTCGGATCCCGCCAAACTGGCGGACTACCGCCTGCTCGGGCGTCTCGGCGCGGGCGGTATGGGTGTCGTGTACCTGGCCCGTTCGACGGGCGGCACCCTGGTCGCGTTGAAGGTGATCCAGGCGGAGTTCGCCGAGGACGCCGGTTTCCGGGAGCGGTTCCGCCGCGAGGCGGACACGGCACGCCGGATGACCAGCCCGTGGGTGGCGTCCCTGGTGGACGCGGACCCCGAAGCCGCGGAGCCCTGGCTGGCCACCACGTTCGTGCCGGGCCCCTCGCTCGGTGAGGCCGTGGCCGAGCACGGCCCGCTGCCCGTACGGAGCCTGCGGGTGCTGGGGGCACGGCTCGCCGACGCTCTGCGGCACCTGCACTCGGCCGGTCTGGTGCACCGGGACGTCAAGCCGGGCAACGTCCTGCTGGCCCTCGACGGGCCACGCCTGATCGACTTCGGCGTCGCCCGTGACGCTCAGGACACCGCGCTCACCTCGACCGGTGTCGTGGTCGGCACGCCGGGCTTCCTCTCCCCGGAACAGGCCCGGGGCGGGGGCGAGTCGGGGCCCGCGGGGGACGTGTTCTCGCTGGGCTGTCTGCTCGCGTACGCCGCCACCGGGCGCCCTCCCTTCGGCACCGGTTCGGTCGACGCCCTGTTGTACCGGACGGCGCACGACGCACCGGACCTGGACGGGGCCCCTGCCGAACTCACTGAGGTGATCGGTAGCTGTCTGGAGAAGGACCCGCGGGACCGGCCGACGGCCGAGGCGCTCACCGCCGCCTGGACGACCGATGTGGCATCCGGCGCCGCCTCCGACGTACCGGACAAGACACCCGCCGACCCCCGCGAGGTGCTGCGCAAGGAGCGTCCCCAGGAGGCGGCCGAGGACTCGGTCCCGGAACCGGCCCCGCAGGACGAGGCCTGGCTCCCCGAGCCGCTGGTGCGGCTGATCGCCGAACGGTCCGCAGCCGGGCTCGCGCTCCCCGGCATCGACGACACCGAGATCGACGCCTCGCCCGACCTCACCGTCGAGACCCCGCCGCCCAACCGCCGCCGCTTCCTGCTGCTGGCCGGGGGCGCGGCGGTCGCCGTGGCCGGGGGCGGCGCAGCCGCCTGGGCCGCGCTGTCCCGCGACGACGAGAAGAAGAAGGCGGCCACCACGGCCACCGGCCCCGTGCACACCATCGCTCTGCACGCCGACCTGAGCGGCGATCAGAAAGCGGTCGGCCGAGCCCAGCAACAAGGACTCAAGCTCGCGGTCGCCGAGTTCAACGCACGCAAGAACAAACCCTTCACGCTTGCCGTGCGGACCGTGGACGACGCCGGTGACCCGGCCAAGGCGCCCGTCGTCGCCAAGGAACTCGTCGCCGACTCCTCCGTACTGGCGGTGATCGGCCCCACCACGGACGGCTGCGCCCTGGCCGCGCTGGAGACGTACGACGCCGCGTCGCTGCCCATGATCGCGGTGTCGCCCGGCGCCACCGTACTGGGGGTGATGGGCAGCCGGTCCCTCCTGCACGCCCGGGTGACGGACACGATCCAGCCGTTCTACATGAACGCCTATCTGCGCGGCACCGGGAAGTCCCGCTCGATCGGCATCGTCGACGACCGGGCGGCCGACGCCTATGCGTACGCCTCGGAGCTCAGCAGCACTCTCGCCAAGATCCAACGGGACGCCGGGCAGCCGTTCGTGCCGAAGGTGGTCAGCGCACTGCGTACCGACTTCGGGCCCACCCTCGACGCTCTGCTCGCCGGCGGCGCCGACTCGGTGGCGTTCGCCGGCTACCACGACCGCGCGGCGCTGATGGCCCGGGTGCTGAACAGCCGCGGCTTCCCCGGGGCCAGGGTCGGGGCCCACGGGCTGCTGGACGCACGGTTCCTGTCGGAGGCGGGGGCCGCGGCCGACGGCTGGGCGATCGTGGCCCCGGTGATGGACGCCACCGTGGCCCCGGAGGCGAAGACGTTCGCAGCGGCGTACCGCACACACTTCCACGCCGAACCGCAACCGTACGCCGCCGAGGCGTACGACGTGGCACAGATGACCGTGCGGAGTCTGAGCAAGCTGACCTCAGGGCAGATCACCCGGTCGAACCTGACGACGGCGCTGCGCTCGGCCACGTACAAGGGAATCACCAAGAACTTCGCGTTCGACAAAGACACCGGCGTCCTGACCATCGACGGCACCGGGGTCTACCTGTGGAAGGTGGACGGCGGCCGATTCGCGTACCAGGGTGTGGCCGCGTTCCAGGTGTCCACCTGA